From a region of the Tachysurus fulvidraco isolate hzauxx_2018 chromosome 5, HZAU_PFXX_2.0, whole genome shotgun sequence genome:
- the cfap20dc gene encoding uncharacterized protein C3orf67 homolog isoform X1, with protein MFKNEYQGGVVVEVFSAQGKDPVAKWKLSGQPCISKMFDKEMKGFVYSLEGSSQTHRMQLPKDGKIPLVLIQKFLVLQVNVPPGKDFSTELLVTDQGHLKRRLYLSTVHKEFSSTPLHARIPLISLRRNIWCNLCIDLGSFTTELFRGAMFLSLDGIVISACCKVRRIFTMRNEPADHVDRDPYDIRNYPMEDIPKSCQFPAEIQHVTQLMNMERLRQADLRSVSISSESEQLSTGRATRGPKTQDCSHIAFGSKVTGRPPLTARKGSSLTTGTEHKARSGRSGRRKTQPPAEQASSERTGTGRPKLVLNERIVLNQICSSYSPEPIPRSSECQPPSDSPNELHIFEDRNDAARRTSTPISLDEADEEDCEEVFTFSSRPHSARRGQTFSVAHESLSSDLTADDLGWEGERKEACWKDDFIASEGEEDQSFSGFLPQRFAAHTGPSHPTLASVPIPRSTSSPRLCTEPTKAFTVTHTSTQSSSEGSRRTEMVFVAPTRCLSPCTANLWSRQQHSRSEQSKPDGDMRTSINRTSVREIPPEDVKLHKHWENNEAAWHLQVRKSMSKMPVGSSTCDLSKKAEQEEDEEEELRMLASLKRQQEEEEGGTCDSGLSASQVGEVQQCNVSLSMSSDDTSTWTQCIPLASDQGQYYQKEMNPLLHSNPREWMDVLSPPIIHPRHQQTESKGDYSNMSTKGSVTEENCSEDEFLNLLYDSCLNCYFDPQTGKYYELV; from the exons ATGTTTAAAAACGAGTATCAG GGGGGTGTTGTTGTGGAGGTCTTCAGTGCACAAGGAAAAGATCCTGTTGCAAAATGGAAACTTAGCGGCCAGCCGTGTATCAGTAAG atGTTCGATAAAGAAATGAAAGGTTTTGTGTATAGCCTCGAAGGCAGCAGTCAAACACATAGGATGCAGTTACCCAAAGATGGAAAGATACCTC TTGTCCTGATTCAGAAGTTTCTGGTCCTGCAGGTGAATGTTCCTCCTGGTAAAGACTTCTCAACTGAGCTTCT TGTAACAGATCAAGGGCACTTGAAACGAAGGCTTTACTTGTCCACTGTCCATAAAGAATTTTCATCTACGCCTCTGCATGCCAGAATACCGCTTATAAGCCTCAGACGAAACATT TGGTGTAACCTGTGCATTGACCTGGGCTCATTCACCACTGAGCTGTTCCGAGGCGCTATGTTCCTGTCTCTGGATGGCATTGTTATATCAGCCTGCTGTAAAGTCAGGCGCATCTTCACCATGAGGAATGAACCTGCAGATCATGTGGACAGAG ATCCTTATGATATAAGAAATTATCCTATGGAGGATATTCCTAAAAGCTGCCAGTTTCCTGCTGAGATTCAACACGTTACACAGCTAATGAATATGGAAAGACTGAGACAGGCTGATCTGAGAAGTGTATCTATCAGCTCGGAATCTG AACAGCTGAGCACAGGGAGAGCGACTCGGGGTCCGAAAACCCAGGACTGCTCTCATATTGCTTTTGGTTCGAAAGTCACAGGACGTCCTCCGCTTACTGCAAGAAAGGGCAGTTCATTAACAACTGGAACAGAACACAAAGCACGTTCAG GGAGAAGTGGAAGACGAAAGACACAACCACCAGCTGAGCAAGCGTCTTCTGAAAGGACAGGCACTGGGAGGCCAAAGCTGGTTCTAAATGAGAGAATAGTTTTAA ATCAGATATGTAGTTCATATTCTCCTGAGCCaatacccagatcttcagaatGCCAACCTCCATCTGATTCACCCAATGAGTTGCATATTTTTGAGGATAGAAATGATGCTGCCAGACGGACTTCAACTCCAATCAGTCTGGATGAAGCTGATGAAGAGGACTGCGAGGAGGTCTTTACTTTTTCTTCACGTCCTCACTCAGCCAGAAGGGGTCAAACTTTCAGCGTCGCCCATGAGAGTTTATCTTCTGACCTTACAGCTGATGACCTTGGGTGGGAAGGAGAGCGGAAAGAGGCATGTTGGAAGGATGACTTCATTGCAAGTGAGGGTGAAgag gatCAGAGCTTCTCTGGATTCCTCCCTCAGAGATTTGCAGCACACACTGGTCCTTCTCATCCTACCCTGGCTTCTGTTCCCATTCCCAGATCTACCTCTTCACCCAGGCTTTGCACTGAGCCAACTAAGGCCTTTACTGTAACACATACATCCACCCAGTCTTCCTCAGAGGGGTCCCGAAGGACTGAGATGGTGTTTGTGGCACCAACCCGCTGTCTCTCACCATGCACTGCCAATCTGTGGAGCAGACAGCAACACTCTAGATCTGAGCAAAGCAAGCCTGATGGAGATATGAGGACATCCATTAATAGAACATCTGTTCGAGAAATTCCCCCTGAGGATGTGAAGCTCCACAAG CACTGGGAGAATAATGAAGCTGCTTGGCATCTACAGGTGAGGAAGAGCATGAGCAAGATGCCTGTGGGCTCGAGCACATGTGATTTATCTAAGAAAGCAGAGCAGGAGGAGGACGAAGAAGAAGAGCTGCGGATGTTAGCTAGTCTAAAAAGAcagcaggaagaagaggagggtGGGACCTGTGACTCAGGCCTCAGTGCTTCACAAGTAGGAgag GTCCAGCAGTGCAATGTCAGCCTGAGTATGAGCAGTGATGACACATCTACATGGACCCAGTGTATCCCTCTA GCATCTGATCAGGGTCAGTACTACCAGAAAGAGATGAATCCACTTCTCCACTCTAATCCCAG GGAATGGATGGATGTTCTCAGCCCTCCAATAATTCATCCCAGACACCAGCAGACTGAGAGCAAAGGAGACTACAGCAACATGTCAACCAAAG GGTCTGTGACTGAGGAGAACTGCAGTGAGGATGAGTTTCTCAATCTGCTCTATGATTCATGTCTAAACTGCTACTTTGATCCTCAAACTGGGAAGTACTATGAGCTGGTCTAA
- the cfap20dc gene encoding uncharacterized protein C3orf67 homolog isoform X5, with protein MFKNEYQGGVVVEVFSAQGKDPVAKWKLSGQPCISKMFDKEMKGFVYSLEGSSQTHRMQLPKDGKIPLVLIQKFLVLQVNVPPGKDFSTELLVTDQGHLKRRLYLSTVHKEFSSTPLHARIPLISLRRNIWCNLCIDLGSFTTELFRGAMFLSLDGIVISACCKVRRIFTMRNEPADHVDRDPYDIRNYPMEDIPKSCQFPAEIQHVTQLMNMERLRQADLRSVSISSESEQLSTGRATRGPKTQDCSHIAFGSKVTGRPPLTARKGSSLTTGTEHKARSGRSGRRKTQPPAEQASSERTGTGRPKLVLNERIVLNQICSSYSPEPIPRSSECQPPSDSPNELHIFEDRNDAARRTSTPISLDEADEEDCEEVFTFSSRPHSARRGQTFSVAHESLSSDLTADDLGWEGERKEACWKDDFIASEGEEDQSFSGFLPQRFAAHTGPSHPTLASVPIPRSTSSPRLCTEPTKAFTVTHTSTQSSSEGSRRTEMVFVAPTRCLSPCTANLWSRQQHSRSEQSKPDGDMRTSINRTSVREIPPEDVKLHKHWENNEAAWHLQVRKSMSKMPVGSSTCDLSKKAEQEEDEEEELRMLASLKRQQEEEEGGTCDSGLSASQVGEVQQCNVSLSMSSDDTSTWTQCIPLASDQGQYYQKEMNPLLHSNPSAIPRTEILLPLQGMDGCSQPSNNSSQTPAD; from the exons ATGTTTAAAAACGAGTATCAG GGGGGTGTTGTTGTGGAGGTCTTCAGTGCACAAGGAAAAGATCCTGTTGCAAAATGGAAACTTAGCGGCCAGCCGTGTATCAGTAAG atGTTCGATAAAGAAATGAAAGGTTTTGTGTATAGCCTCGAAGGCAGCAGTCAAACACATAGGATGCAGTTACCCAAAGATGGAAAGATACCTC TTGTCCTGATTCAGAAGTTTCTGGTCCTGCAGGTGAATGTTCCTCCTGGTAAAGACTTCTCAACTGAGCTTCT TGTAACAGATCAAGGGCACTTGAAACGAAGGCTTTACTTGTCCACTGTCCATAAAGAATTTTCATCTACGCCTCTGCATGCCAGAATACCGCTTATAAGCCTCAGACGAAACATT TGGTGTAACCTGTGCATTGACCTGGGCTCATTCACCACTGAGCTGTTCCGAGGCGCTATGTTCCTGTCTCTGGATGGCATTGTTATATCAGCCTGCTGTAAAGTCAGGCGCATCTTCACCATGAGGAATGAACCTGCAGATCATGTGGACAGAG ATCCTTATGATATAAGAAATTATCCTATGGAGGATATTCCTAAAAGCTGCCAGTTTCCTGCTGAGATTCAACACGTTACACAGCTAATGAATATGGAAAGACTGAGACAGGCTGATCTGAGAAGTGTATCTATCAGCTCGGAATCTG AACAGCTGAGCACAGGGAGAGCGACTCGGGGTCCGAAAACCCAGGACTGCTCTCATATTGCTTTTGGTTCGAAAGTCACAGGACGTCCTCCGCTTACTGCAAGAAAGGGCAGTTCATTAACAACTGGAACAGAACACAAAGCACGTTCAG GGAGAAGTGGAAGACGAAAGACACAACCACCAGCTGAGCAAGCGTCTTCTGAAAGGACAGGCACTGGGAGGCCAAAGCTGGTTCTAAATGAGAGAATAGTTTTAA ATCAGATATGTAGTTCATATTCTCCTGAGCCaatacccagatcttcagaatGCCAACCTCCATCTGATTCACCCAATGAGTTGCATATTTTTGAGGATAGAAATGATGCTGCCAGACGGACTTCAACTCCAATCAGTCTGGATGAAGCTGATGAAGAGGACTGCGAGGAGGTCTTTACTTTTTCTTCACGTCCTCACTCAGCCAGAAGGGGTCAAACTTTCAGCGTCGCCCATGAGAGTTTATCTTCTGACCTTACAGCTGATGACCTTGGGTGGGAAGGAGAGCGGAAAGAGGCATGTTGGAAGGATGACTTCATTGCAAGTGAGGGTGAAgag gatCAGAGCTTCTCTGGATTCCTCCCTCAGAGATTTGCAGCACACACTGGTCCTTCTCATCCTACCCTGGCTTCTGTTCCCATTCCCAGATCTACCTCTTCACCCAGGCTTTGCACTGAGCCAACTAAGGCCTTTACTGTAACACATACATCCACCCAGTCTTCCTCAGAGGGGTCCCGAAGGACTGAGATGGTGTTTGTGGCACCAACCCGCTGTCTCTCACCATGCACTGCCAATCTGTGGAGCAGACAGCAACACTCTAGATCTGAGCAAAGCAAGCCTGATGGAGATATGAGGACATCCATTAATAGAACATCTGTTCGAGAAATTCCCCCTGAGGATGTGAAGCTCCACAAG CACTGGGAGAATAATGAAGCTGCTTGGCATCTACAGGTGAGGAAGAGCATGAGCAAGATGCCTGTGGGCTCGAGCACATGTGATTTATCTAAGAAAGCAGAGCAGGAGGAGGACGAAGAAGAAGAGCTGCGGATGTTAGCTAGTCTAAAAAGAcagcaggaagaagaggagggtGGGACCTGTGACTCAGGCCTCAGTGCTTCACAAGTAGGAgag GTCCAGCAGTGCAATGTCAGCCTGAGTATGAGCAGTGATGACACATCTACATGGACCCAGTGTATCCCTCTA GCATCTGATCAGGGTCAGTACTACCAGAAAGAGATGAATCCACTTCTCCACTCTAATCCCAG TGCTATTCCTAGAACAGAGATTCTCCTCCCCCTACAGGGAATGGATGGATGTTCTCAGCCCTCCAATAATTCATCCCAGACACCAGCAGACTGA
- the cfap20dc gene encoding uncharacterized protein C3orf67 homolog isoform X3: MFKNEYQGGVVVEVFSAQGKDPVAKWKLSGQPCISKMFDKEMKGFVYSLEGSSQTHRMQLPKDGKIPLVLIQKFLVLQVNVPPGKDFSTELLVTDQGHLKRRLYLSTVHKEFSSTPLHARIPLISLRRNIWCNLCIDLGSFTTELFRGAMFLSLDGIVISACCKVRRIFTMRNEPADHVDRDPYDIRNYPMEDIPKSCQFPAEIQHVTQLMNMERLRQADLRSVSISSESEQLSTGRATRGPKTQDCSHIAFGSKVTGRPPLTARKGSSLTTGTEHKARSGRSGRRKTQPPAEQASSERTGTGRPKLVLNERIVLNQICSSYSPEPIPRSSECQPPSDSPNELHIFEDRNDAARRTSTPISLDEADEEDCEEVFTFSSRPHSARRGQTFSVAHESLSSDLTADDLGWEGERKEACWKDDFIASEGEEDQSFSGFLPQRFAAHTGPSHPTLASVPIPRSTSSPRLCTEPTKAFTVTHTSTQSSSEGSRRTEMVFVAPTRCLSPCTANLWSRQQHSRSEQSKPDGDMRTSINRTSVREIPPEDVKLHKVRKSMSKMPVGSSTCDLSKKAEQEEDEEEELRMLASLKRQQEEEEGGTCDSGLSASQVGEVQQCNVSLSMSSDDTSTWTQCIPLASDQGQYYQKEMNPLLHSNPREWMDVLSPPIIHPRHQQTESKGDYSNMSTKGSVTEENCSEDEFLNLLYDSCLNCYFDPQTGKYYELV; encoded by the exons ATGTTTAAAAACGAGTATCAG GGGGGTGTTGTTGTGGAGGTCTTCAGTGCACAAGGAAAAGATCCTGTTGCAAAATGGAAACTTAGCGGCCAGCCGTGTATCAGTAAG atGTTCGATAAAGAAATGAAAGGTTTTGTGTATAGCCTCGAAGGCAGCAGTCAAACACATAGGATGCAGTTACCCAAAGATGGAAAGATACCTC TTGTCCTGATTCAGAAGTTTCTGGTCCTGCAGGTGAATGTTCCTCCTGGTAAAGACTTCTCAACTGAGCTTCT TGTAACAGATCAAGGGCACTTGAAACGAAGGCTTTACTTGTCCACTGTCCATAAAGAATTTTCATCTACGCCTCTGCATGCCAGAATACCGCTTATAAGCCTCAGACGAAACATT TGGTGTAACCTGTGCATTGACCTGGGCTCATTCACCACTGAGCTGTTCCGAGGCGCTATGTTCCTGTCTCTGGATGGCATTGTTATATCAGCCTGCTGTAAAGTCAGGCGCATCTTCACCATGAGGAATGAACCTGCAGATCATGTGGACAGAG ATCCTTATGATATAAGAAATTATCCTATGGAGGATATTCCTAAAAGCTGCCAGTTTCCTGCTGAGATTCAACACGTTACACAGCTAATGAATATGGAAAGACTGAGACAGGCTGATCTGAGAAGTGTATCTATCAGCTCGGAATCTG AACAGCTGAGCACAGGGAGAGCGACTCGGGGTCCGAAAACCCAGGACTGCTCTCATATTGCTTTTGGTTCGAAAGTCACAGGACGTCCTCCGCTTACTGCAAGAAAGGGCAGTTCATTAACAACTGGAACAGAACACAAAGCACGTTCAG GGAGAAGTGGAAGACGAAAGACACAACCACCAGCTGAGCAAGCGTCTTCTGAAAGGACAGGCACTGGGAGGCCAAAGCTGGTTCTAAATGAGAGAATAGTTTTAA ATCAGATATGTAGTTCATATTCTCCTGAGCCaatacccagatcttcagaatGCCAACCTCCATCTGATTCACCCAATGAGTTGCATATTTTTGAGGATAGAAATGATGCTGCCAGACGGACTTCAACTCCAATCAGTCTGGATGAAGCTGATGAAGAGGACTGCGAGGAGGTCTTTACTTTTTCTTCACGTCCTCACTCAGCCAGAAGGGGTCAAACTTTCAGCGTCGCCCATGAGAGTTTATCTTCTGACCTTACAGCTGATGACCTTGGGTGGGAAGGAGAGCGGAAAGAGGCATGTTGGAAGGATGACTTCATTGCAAGTGAGGGTGAAgag gatCAGAGCTTCTCTGGATTCCTCCCTCAGAGATTTGCAGCACACACTGGTCCTTCTCATCCTACCCTGGCTTCTGTTCCCATTCCCAGATCTACCTCTTCACCCAGGCTTTGCACTGAGCCAACTAAGGCCTTTACTGTAACACATACATCCACCCAGTCTTCCTCAGAGGGGTCCCGAAGGACTGAGATGGTGTTTGTGGCACCAACCCGCTGTCTCTCACCATGCACTGCCAATCTGTGGAGCAGACAGCAACACTCTAGATCTGAGCAAAGCAAGCCTGATGGAGATATGAGGACATCCATTAATAGAACATCTGTTCGAGAAATTCCCCCTGAGGATGTGAAGCTCCACAAG GTGAGGAAGAGCATGAGCAAGATGCCTGTGGGCTCGAGCACATGTGATTTATCTAAGAAAGCAGAGCAGGAGGAGGACGAAGAAGAAGAGCTGCGGATGTTAGCTAGTCTAAAAAGAcagcaggaagaagaggagggtGGGACCTGTGACTCAGGCCTCAGTGCTTCACAAGTAGGAgag GTCCAGCAGTGCAATGTCAGCCTGAGTATGAGCAGTGATGACACATCTACATGGACCCAGTGTATCCCTCTA GCATCTGATCAGGGTCAGTACTACCAGAAAGAGATGAATCCACTTCTCCACTCTAATCCCAG GGAATGGATGGATGTTCTCAGCCCTCCAATAATTCATCCCAGACACCAGCAGACTGAGAGCAAAGGAGACTACAGCAACATGTCAACCAAAG GGTCTGTGACTGAGGAGAACTGCAGTGAGGATGAGTTTCTCAATCTGCTCTATGATTCATGTCTAAACTGCTACTTTGATCCTCAAACTGGGAAGTACTATGAGCTGGTCTAA
- the cfap20dc gene encoding uncharacterized protein C3orf67 homolog isoform X4: MFKNEYQGGVVVEVFSAQGKDPVAKWKLSGQPCISKMFDKEMKGFVYSLEGSSQTHRMQLPKDGKIPLVLIQKFLVLQVNVPPGKDFSTELLVTDQGHLKRRLYLSTVHKEFSSTPLHARIPLISLRRNIWCNLCIDLGSFTTELFRGAMFLSLDGIVISACCKVRRIFTMRNEPADHVDRDPYDIRNYPMEDIPKSCQFPAEIQHVTQLMNMERLRQADLRSVSISSESEQLSTGRATRGPKTQDCSHIAFGSKVTGRPPLTARKGSSLTTGTEHKARSGRSGRRKTQPPAEQASSERTGTGRPKLVLNERIVLNQICSSYSPEPIPRSSECQPPSDSPNELHIFEDRNDAARRTSTPISLDEADEEDCEEVFTFSSRPHSARRGQTFSVAHESLSSDLTADDLGWEGERKEACWKDDFIASEGEEDQSFSGFLPQRFAAHTGPSHPTLASVPIPRSTSSPRLCTEPTKAFTVTHTSTQSSSEGSRRTEMVFVAPTRCLSPCTANLWSRQQHSRSEQSKPDGDMRTSINRTSVREIPPEDVKLHKVRKSMSKMPVGSSTCDLSKKAEQEEDEEEELRMLASLKRQQEEEEGGTCDSGLSASQVQQCNVSLSMSSDDTSTWTQCIPLASDQGQYYQKEMNPLLHSNPREWMDVLSPPIIHPRHQQTESKGDYSNMSTKGSVTEENCSEDEFLNLLYDSCLNCYFDPQTGKYYELV; this comes from the exons ATGTTTAAAAACGAGTATCAG GGGGGTGTTGTTGTGGAGGTCTTCAGTGCACAAGGAAAAGATCCTGTTGCAAAATGGAAACTTAGCGGCCAGCCGTGTATCAGTAAG atGTTCGATAAAGAAATGAAAGGTTTTGTGTATAGCCTCGAAGGCAGCAGTCAAACACATAGGATGCAGTTACCCAAAGATGGAAAGATACCTC TTGTCCTGATTCAGAAGTTTCTGGTCCTGCAGGTGAATGTTCCTCCTGGTAAAGACTTCTCAACTGAGCTTCT TGTAACAGATCAAGGGCACTTGAAACGAAGGCTTTACTTGTCCACTGTCCATAAAGAATTTTCATCTACGCCTCTGCATGCCAGAATACCGCTTATAAGCCTCAGACGAAACATT TGGTGTAACCTGTGCATTGACCTGGGCTCATTCACCACTGAGCTGTTCCGAGGCGCTATGTTCCTGTCTCTGGATGGCATTGTTATATCAGCCTGCTGTAAAGTCAGGCGCATCTTCACCATGAGGAATGAACCTGCAGATCATGTGGACAGAG ATCCTTATGATATAAGAAATTATCCTATGGAGGATATTCCTAAAAGCTGCCAGTTTCCTGCTGAGATTCAACACGTTACACAGCTAATGAATATGGAAAGACTGAGACAGGCTGATCTGAGAAGTGTATCTATCAGCTCGGAATCTG AACAGCTGAGCACAGGGAGAGCGACTCGGGGTCCGAAAACCCAGGACTGCTCTCATATTGCTTTTGGTTCGAAAGTCACAGGACGTCCTCCGCTTACTGCAAGAAAGGGCAGTTCATTAACAACTGGAACAGAACACAAAGCACGTTCAG GGAGAAGTGGAAGACGAAAGACACAACCACCAGCTGAGCAAGCGTCTTCTGAAAGGACAGGCACTGGGAGGCCAAAGCTGGTTCTAAATGAGAGAATAGTTTTAA ATCAGATATGTAGTTCATATTCTCCTGAGCCaatacccagatcttcagaatGCCAACCTCCATCTGATTCACCCAATGAGTTGCATATTTTTGAGGATAGAAATGATGCTGCCAGACGGACTTCAACTCCAATCAGTCTGGATGAAGCTGATGAAGAGGACTGCGAGGAGGTCTTTACTTTTTCTTCACGTCCTCACTCAGCCAGAAGGGGTCAAACTTTCAGCGTCGCCCATGAGAGTTTATCTTCTGACCTTACAGCTGATGACCTTGGGTGGGAAGGAGAGCGGAAAGAGGCATGTTGGAAGGATGACTTCATTGCAAGTGAGGGTGAAgag gatCAGAGCTTCTCTGGATTCCTCCCTCAGAGATTTGCAGCACACACTGGTCCTTCTCATCCTACCCTGGCTTCTGTTCCCATTCCCAGATCTACCTCTTCACCCAGGCTTTGCACTGAGCCAACTAAGGCCTTTACTGTAACACATACATCCACCCAGTCTTCCTCAGAGGGGTCCCGAAGGACTGAGATGGTGTTTGTGGCACCAACCCGCTGTCTCTCACCATGCACTGCCAATCTGTGGAGCAGACAGCAACACTCTAGATCTGAGCAAAGCAAGCCTGATGGAGATATGAGGACATCCATTAATAGAACATCTGTTCGAGAAATTCCCCCTGAGGATGTGAAGCTCCACAAG GTGAGGAAGAGCATGAGCAAGATGCCTGTGGGCTCGAGCACATGTGATTTATCTAAGAAAGCAGAGCAGGAGGAGGACGAAGAAGAAGAGCTGCGGATGTTAGCTAGTCTAAAAAGAcagcaggaagaagaggagggtGGGACCTGTGACTCAGGCCTCAGTGCTTCACAA GTCCAGCAGTGCAATGTCAGCCTGAGTATGAGCAGTGATGACACATCTACATGGACCCAGTGTATCCCTCTA GCATCTGATCAGGGTCAGTACTACCAGAAAGAGATGAATCCACTTCTCCACTCTAATCCCAG GGAATGGATGGATGTTCTCAGCCCTCCAATAATTCATCCCAGACACCAGCAGACTGAGAGCAAAGGAGACTACAGCAACATGTCAACCAAAG GGTCTGTGACTGAGGAGAACTGCAGTGAGGATGAGTTTCTCAATCTGCTCTATGATTCATGTCTAAACTGCTACTTTGATCCTCAAACTGGGAAGTACTATGAGCTGGTCTAA
- the cfap20dc gene encoding uncharacterized protein C3orf67 homolog isoform X2, which produces MFKNEYQGGVVVEVFSAQGKDPVAKWKLSGQPCISKMFDKEMKGFVYSLEGSSQTHRMQLPKDGKIPLVLIQKFLVLQVNVPPGKDFSTELLVTDQGHLKRRLYLSTVHKEFSSTPLHARIPLISLRRNIWCNLCIDLGSFTTELFRGAMFLSLDGIVISACCKVRRIFTMRNEPADHVDRDPYDIRNYPMEDIPKSCQFPAEIQHVTQLMNMERLRQADLRSVSISSESEQLSTGRATRGPKTQDCSHIAFGSKVTGRPPLTARKGSSLTTGTEHKARSGRSGRRKTQPPAEQASSERTGTGRPKLVLNERIVLNQICSSYSPEPIPRSSECQPPSDSPNELHIFEDRNDAARRTSTPISLDEADEEDCEEVFTFSSRPHSARRGQTFSVAHESLSSDLTADDLGWEGERKEACWKDDFIASEGEEDQSFSGFLPQRFAAHTGPSHPTLASVPIPRSTSSPRLCTEPTKAFTVTHTSTQSSSEGSRRTEMVFVAPTRCLSPCTANLWSRQQHSRSEQSKPDGDMRTSINRTSVREIPPEDVKLHKHWENNEAAWHLQVRKSMSKMPVGSSTCDLSKKAEQEEDEEEELRMLASLKRQQEEEEGGTCDSGLSASQVQQCNVSLSMSSDDTSTWTQCIPLASDQGQYYQKEMNPLLHSNPREWMDVLSPPIIHPRHQQTESKGDYSNMSTKGSVTEENCSEDEFLNLLYDSCLNCYFDPQTGKYYELV; this is translated from the exons ATGTTTAAAAACGAGTATCAG GGGGGTGTTGTTGTGGAGGTCTTCAGTGCACAAGGAAAAGATCCTGTTGCAAAATGGAAACTTAGCGGCCAGCCGTGTATCAGTAAG atGTTCGATAAAGAAATGAAAGGTTTTGTGTATAGCCTCGAAGGCAGCAGTCAAACACATAGGATGCAGTTACCCAAAGATGGAAAGATACCTC TTGTCCTGATTCAGAAGTTTCTGGTCCTGCAGGTGAATGTTCCTCCTGGTAAAGACTTCTCAACTGAGCTTCT TGTAACAGATCAAGGGCACTTGAAACGAAGGCTTTACTTGTCCACTGTCCATAAAGAATTTTCATCTACGCCTCTGCATGCCAGAATACCGCTTATAAGCCTCAGACGAAACATT TGGTGTAACCTGTGCATTGACCTGGGCTCATTCACCACTGAGCTGTTCCGAGGCGCTATGTTCCTGTCTCTGGATGGCATTGTTATATCAGCCTGCTGTAAAGTCAGGCGCATCTTCACCATGAGGAATGAACCTGCAGATCATGTGGACAGAG ATCCTTATGATATAAGAAATTATCCTATGGAGGATATTCCTAAAAGCTGCCAGTTTCCTGCTGAGATTCAACACGTTACACAGCTAATGAATATGGAAAGACTGAGACAGGCTGATCTGAGAAGTGTATCTATCAGCTCGGAATCTG AACAGCTGAGCACAGGGAGAGCGACTCGGGGTCCGAAAACCCAGGACTGCTCTCATATTGCTTTTGGTTCGAAAGTCACAGGACGTCCTCCGCTTACTGCAAGAAAGGGCAGTTCATTAACAACTGGAACAGAACACAAAGCACGTTCAG GGAGAAGTGGAAGACGAAAGACACAACCACCAGCTGAGCAAGCGTCTTCTGAAAGGACAGGCACTGGGAGGCCAAAGCTGGTTCTAAATGAGAGAATAGTTTTAA ATCAGATATGTAGTTCATATTCTCCTGAGCCaatacccagatcttcagaatGCCAACCTCCATCTGATTCACCCAATGAGTTGCATATTTTTGAGGATAGAAATGATGCTGCCAGACGGACTTCAACTCCAATCAGTCTGGATGAAGCTGATGAAGAGGACTGCGAGGAGGTCTTTACTTTTTCTTCACGTCCTCACTCAGCCAGAAGGGGTCAAACTTTCAGCGTCGCCCATGAGAGTTTATCTTCTGACCTTACAGCTGATGACCTTGGGTGGGAAGGAGAGCGGAAAGAGGCATGTTGGAAGGATGACTTCATTGCAAGTGAGGGTGAAgag gatCAGAGCTTCTCTGGATTCCTCCCTCAGAGATTTGCAGCACACACTGGTCCTTCTCATCCTACCCTGGCTTCTGTTCCCATTCCCAGATCTACCTCTTCACCCAGGCTTTGCACTGAGCCAACTAAGGCCTTTACTGTAACACATACATCCACCCAGTCTTCCTCAGAGGGGTCCCGAAGGACTGAGATGGTGTTTGTGGCACCAACCCGCTGTCTCTCACCATGCACTGCCAATCTGTGGAGCAGACAGCAACACTCTAGATCTGAGCAAAGCAAGCCTGATGGAGATATGAGGACATCCATTAATAGAACATCTGTTCGAGAAATTCCCCCTGAGGATGTGAAGCTCCACAAG CACTGGGAGAATAATGAAGCTGCTTGGCATCTACAGGTGAGGAAGAGCATGAGCAAGATGCCTGTGGGCTCGAGCACATGTGATTTATCTAAGAAAGCAGAGCAGGAGGAGGACGAAGAAGAAGAGCTGCGGATGTTAGCTAGTCTAAAAAGAcagcaggaagaagaggagggtGGGACCTGTGACTCAGGCCTCAGTGCTTCACAA GTCCAGCAGTGCAATGTCAGCCTGAGTATGAGCAGTGATGACACATCTACATGGACCCAGTGTATCCCTCTA GCATCTGATCAGGGTCAGTACTACCAGAAAGAGATGAATCCACTTCTCCACTCTAATCCCAG GGAATGGATGGATGTTCTCAGCCCTCCAATAATTCATCCCAGACACCAGCAGACTGAGAGCAAAGGAGACTACAGCAACATGTCAACCAAAG GGTCTGTGACTGAGGAGAACTGCAGTGAGGATGAGTTTCTCAATCTGCTCTATGATTCATGTCTAAACTGCTACTTTGATCCTCAAACTGGGAAGTACTATGAGCTGGTCTAA